In Mytilus trossulus isolate FHL-02 chromosome 14, PNRI_Mtr1.1.1.hap1, whole genome shotgun sequence, a genomic segment contains:
- the LOC134697775 gene encoding neurogenic locus Notch protein-like produces MYGSDSTILVDSATYGRYDETTCGTSFFLTPCFEDATEFFINGCQDKKSCQVYPNFIKTDPCLGLLKYLTISYECSDPVDDCLSSPCQNGGVCYDGIRSYSCSCPLGVTGNNCETRNYLIAVRYTKQVHTHGKQVMQTVKAMSALDCARLCTLTVDCYGYQYNSIVRTCEEVSSDQSSLFGNVTYFVKTIL; encoded by the exons ATGTATGGTTCTGATTCGACGATTTTGGTCGATAGCGCCACCTATGGACGATATGACGAAACAACTTGtggaacttctttttttttgactCCATGCTTCGAAGATGCTACAGAATTTTTTATCAATGGTTGTCAGGATAAGAAGAGCTGTCAAGTTTATccgaattttattaaaacagaCCCATGTTTAGGTTTACTAAAGTATCTAACGATTTCGTACGAATGTTCAG ATCCTGTGGATGATTGTTTATCAAGCCCATGTCAAAATGGTGGAGTCTGTTACGATGGTATTAGAAGTTACAGTTGTAGTTGTCCTCTAGGAGTTACCGGAAATAACTGTGAAACAA GAAATTACTTAATTGCTGTACGATACACAAAACAGGTACACACCCATGGCAAGCAAGTGATGCAAACTGTTAAAGCTATGTCAGCCTTAGATTGTGCAAGATTGTGTACCCTAACAGTTGATTGCTATGGGTATCAGTACAATAGTATTGTCAGAACATGCGAGGAAGTTTCATCAGACCAATCATCTTTGTTTGGAAACGTGacttattttgttaaaacaattttataa